In Paenibacillus sp. FSL M7-0420, a single genomic region encodes these proteins:
- a CDS encoding S-layer homology domain-containing protein, producing MKRKKLLALLMVPAMILSMFPAPLAVHADSADWGARAAYGGEGGTELFLGGKFIELGVSNWGNFGTMGSKPANFRGTNSRPNLGMSADHDGYGTGKDLPVDYYLPGTPEERFAVGYQSEGNTYAKSNSALMNAHDMPTRVINTSQTDKGMLSATTVSTWAGAMEIKQVISFKEDQKFYRNEVTITNLTGKKWDGARYMRTMDPDNTVDQGGAFVTSNMVTHTIEEDGAAVVRANTTGDNDPLFKAFNSRAPIFFYSSNPRAKASVFGFSNSDPYEEAAYDSPAAKGNEVVADRGITITWDSGAMAARESKKFTYYTSLDERDFSEVISEIELDEEDSTDLTEAKANDGTVTGNQMVNIVGATLADPIDLSHIRVNNLPEGLDFDVTRLSDTELNFTLKGAAVNHGKDATTNNLSVTVDKENLIGNSSGLTTKTFSVTFRDPAVLSLNKGIVSEAVYGSGEITETLGVTLTGGKFAAPVNAGDVQVHGLPAGLGTTVTRISDTELEIKFTGAATVTSDVYGAYVTVASGKLTGAAADLSTNTFKFDFMDKEPYLVVKSPLLYESEMNDGTIEGALVLELKNGSFDESVIEAIEAVNWPPGLTPGTVTVDSPTQITVAFAGQAASHKPADSVDRAGVMVAGVPSGTFAILFRSPPAAIAVSPEVIHDAGDGTAAEKLTVTLRNGVFTEGISGGVHLNNLPEGLDYTVVRIGDTVLEIQITGEATGKLEASAFASVTVDPSIIVDGVKPVTSNNFDIQLPGTVSLVNRDAAAVTWDTIRQENLVQKSVVSGLLLPETGAFGSTITWTSSNEDVIGPDGTVTRPVFAEGDQEVTLTAVLKNGDSEQTKTFVLTVKKQAGTDNQSVAEDTDLLTWNTIRKENVSQDSVTSDVYLPAAGENGSSIKWTSSDEGVITPDGKLQAPSYLDGDRTVTLTAVITKGDVTETKEFVLTVVKHPLTDEESVKESLEALTWEKIRAGNELQEQVKTKLDLITEGNYGSKITWTSTEPSILGPEGTVNRPGANEGDREVTLTATITKGNVTVIKEFVVTVKAKREGLDAQLDEAAELLAIGYQGQDTAKSVTQAITLISKGNYDSDVVWTSHRSDIVSNTGEVQRPLKDTVVRLTARVAKEGFFREKDFYITVKGTSPVNLPQDELNIQVTYAPGDSEESVTRNLFLPKTGETGSVLTWTSSNPDVLTNTGRVKRPGPDEEDVTVELTVKLADPDRPGETLVKTFTIVVKKLSDQEAAEDAARSTGINTAATFAPGDTWESVTEAFVLLQTGKYDTKITWSSNEASVIAVQQNAEQAKGNVTLPPKDTNVILTATFTRGGKSAVKHYLLIVKAQGVTKDGAVRQATSRQAGMSTPNDGSPLQQGVTILRTNLSNGTKIDTIVIDENEMYNLIEGVNPNDPDAANRKVSITHVDDSAAPADEIAVEIPSGAVSVLAGRKASLDIVTALGSIRLDAASLEQLEATATDLYFRVVPVENTLEQLRVQSNAVLNGVSKLALTSDKTLQTLGAPREIEANYSKINTKILLPLTEIAGGIPLQSSGARDAFLDSLRVYVEHSDGEVAVYTPAIVYNSSGEPVALEIQINKFSTFQIVRITDKSPESYPVTKPAPTATPAQQGTTTGIPAGSVELTASSLKDLQNKGGEIVVESDLGTARLNAADINLTELSKQFGQGNVNVNDIIITAELTESAPASVEGFKLAAGMRKAQTGGTLANFSVKAKYQGQTVLVTSHGWVKYTLPVPANMKITTGVLYRDGKIYHQPTYVTIKDGRYYATINSLENGDFGLIWNPLEFPDVAKHWSKPDVNDMGSRLVVSGTKEAVFEPQRAITRAEFTAMLARALGIVTHGDQQVTFSDVSAGGWYGLELQVAIENGLITGYPDGTFRPDNNISRQEAMAIVSRAMSITELKSSRSEEQVQQLLKSFADSASVAGWAVANVKLNLSAGIIQGRDEQRLAPNENITRAEASAAIRRLLIQSNLINP from the coding sequence ATGAAGCGTAAGAAGCTGCTCGCACTGCTAATGGTGCCCGCAATGATCCTGTCTATGTTTCCTGCACCCCTGGCTGTACATGCAGATTCAGCAGATTGGGGAGCGAGGGCTGCCTATGGCGGAGAAGGCGGAACAGAGCTTTTCCTGGGGGGCAAATTCATTGAACTGGGAGTAAGCAACTGGGGGAATTTCGGTACGATGGGCAGTAAGCCCGCTAACTTCCGTGGCACGAATTCAAGACCGAATCTGGGGATGAGCGCCGACCATGACGGCTATGGAACAGGTAAAGACCTGCCGGTCGATTACTATTTGCCGGGCACACCGGAAGAACGCTTCGCGGTAGGATACCAGAGCGAGGGAAATACATATGCGAAGTCCAATTCAGCTCTGATGAACGCCCACGATATGCCTACTAGAGTTATAAATACCTCGCAGACGGATAAAGGGATGCTAAGTGCGACCACGGTATCCACTTGGGCTGGCGCAATGGAGATTAAGCAAGTAATCAGCTTCAAGGAAGACCAGAAGTTCTACCGCAATGAAGTAACCATCACCAATCTGACGGGCAAGAAATGGGACGGGGCGCGGTATATGCGTACCATGGACCCGGATAATACAGTAGATCAGGGTGGAGCCTTTGTAACTTCCAATATGGTGACTCACACCATCGAAGAGGATGGCGCCGCCGTAGTTAGAGCGAATACCACAGGGGATAATGATCCGCTCTTCAAGGCTTTCAATTCGAGAGCACCGATCTTCTTCTACTCCAGCAATCCGCGGGCGAAGGCCTCTGTCTTCGGGTTCAGCAACAGCGACCCTTATGAAGAAGCCGCTTATGATAGCCCGGCGGCCAAGGGCAATGAAGTTGTAGCGGATAGGGGGATTACCATTACCTGGGATTCAGGTGCGATGGCTGCCCGTGAGAGCAAGAAATTCACCTATTATACGAGTCTGGACGAGAGGGATTTCAGTGAGGTCATCTCGGAAATCGAGCTGGATGAGGAGGACAGTACAGATCTGACGGAGGCTAAGGCTAACGATGGAACAGTTACCGGCAACCAGATGGTCAACATTGTCGGGGCCACCCTTGCAGATCCTATTGATCTGAGCCACATCCGTGTCAATAATCTGCCGGAAGGCCTTGACTTTGACGTGACCCGGCTCAGTGATACCGAGCTTAATTTCACGCTGAAGGGTGCTGCCGTTAACCATGGCAAGGACGCGACCACGAACAATCTGTCCGTGACGGTCGATAAGGAGAACCTGATTGGGAATTCCTCCGGTCTGACGACCAAGACCTTCAGTGTAACGTTCAGAGACCCTGCGGTGCTCAGCTTGAATAAAGGGATTGTATCCGAAGCCGTCTACGGCTCTGGAGAAATTACTGAGACGCTCGGTGTGACGCTTACTGGCGGGAAATTCGCCGCACCGGTCAATGCGGGCGATGTGCAGGTGCATGGCCTTCCAGCGGGCCTCGGCACAACAGTAACAAGAATCTCCGACACGGAGCTGGAAATCAAATTCACCGGTGCAGCTACGGTAACCAGCGATGTCTACGGAGCTTATGTAACCGTGGCCTCCGGCAAGCTGACAGGAGCAGCGGCGGACCTGAGCACGAATACCTTCAAATTCGACTTCATGGACAAAGAGCCTTATCTGGTGGTCAAGTCACCGCTGCTCTATGAGTCAGAGATGAATGACGGCACCATTGAGGGAGCGCTTGTGCTGGAGCTGAAGAACGGTTCTTTCGATGAGTCGGTGATCGAGGCTATTGAAGCGGTGAACTGGCCGCCGGGCCTAACACCGGGTACAGTTACCGTGGACAGTCCAACTCAGATTACGGTAGCTTTTGCCGGACAGGCAGCCAGTCACAAGCCCGCTGACAGCGTGGACCGGGCGGGAGTTATGGTTGCAGGCGTTCCTTCGGGAACCTTCGCTATTCTGTTCCGCTCTCCTCCGGCAGCGATTGCAGTGTCTCCTGAAGTGATTCACGATGCAGGCGACGGGACAGCGGCAGAGAAGCTGACGGTTACCCTGCGCAACGGCGTATTCACCGAAGGGATTAGCGGAGGGGTTCACCTCAACAATCTGCCGGAAGGTCTGGACTACACGGTAGTGCGGATCGGCGACACCGTGCTGGAGATCCAGATCACCGGAGAAGCAACCGGCAAGCTTGAGGCTTCGGCTTTCGCATCGGTGACTGTCGATCCGTCCATAATTGTAGACGGCGTTAAGCCGGTGACGTCAAATAACTTCGATATCCAGCTTCCGGGCACGGTGTCACTGGTGAACCGTGACGCGGCAGCCGTTACCTGGGATACGATCCGGCAGGAGAATCTGGTGCAGAAGTCTGTTGTGTCAGGGCTGCTTTTACCCGAGACAGGCGCTTTCGGCAGCACGATTACCTGGACCTCCAGCAACGAGGATGTTATCGGGCCGGACGGGACTGTAACACGCCCTGTCTTTGCGGAGGGAGATCAGGAGGTTACGCTGACCGCTGTACTGAAGAACGGGGATTCGGAACAGACCAAGACCTTCGTGCTCACAGTCAAAAAACAGGCCGGAACCGACAACCAATCGGTAGCCGAGGATACAGACCTGCTGACCTGGAATACCATCCGCAAAGAGAATGTCAGCCAGGATTCGGTGACCTCAGATGTCTATTTACCGGCAGCCGGTGAGAATGGCAGCAGCATCAAATGGACTTCTTCAGATGAGGGGGTCATTACGCCGGATGGCAAACTTCAGGCTCCTTCCTACCTGGATGGCGATCGTACTGTTACCTTAACGGCGGTCATCACCAAGGGGGATGTAACCGAGACGAAAGAATTCGTACTCACCGTGGTCAAGCATCCGCTGACGGACGAAGAGTCCGTGAAGGAGAGCCTGGAAGCTCTGACCTGGGAGAAGATCCGGGCAGGCAATGAGCTCCAGGAGCAGGTGAAAACGAAGCTGGACCTGATCACAGAGGGCAACTATGGCAGTAAGATTACCTGGACCTCCACGGAGCCTTCCATACTGGGTCCAGAGGGTACAGTGAACCGTCCCGGTGCTAATGAAGGGGACCGGGAGGTGACCCTTACCGCAACAATTACCAAAGGCAATGTCACCGTCATCAAGGAGTTCGTTGTAACAGTTAAGGCGAAGCGGGAGGGGCTTGATGCTCAGCTTGATGAAGCTGCTGAACTCCTGGCTATCGGGTATCAGGGGCAGGATACGGCGAAGAGTGTAACGCAAGCCATCACACTGATCTCGAAAGGCAATTATGATTCTGATGTAGTATGGACGAGCCACCGCAGCGATATTGTCAGCAACACCGGTGAAGTTCAGCGTCCGCTGAAGGATACGGTGGTTAGATTGACGGCGCGTGTTGCCAAGGAAGGCTTTTTCCGGGAGAAGGATTTCTATATTACAGTCAAAGGAACCAGCCCGGTCAACCTTCCCCAGGATGAGCTGAATATTCAAGTAACCTATGCTCCGGGAGATTCAGAGGAGTCGGTGACCCGGAATCTATTCCTGCCGAAGACAGGCGAGACCGGATCTGTGCTGACCTGGACCTCCAGTAACCCTGATGTTCTCACGAATACCGGACGGGTCAAGAGACCTGGACCGGATGAAGAGGATGTGACGGTAGAGCTTACTGTGAAGCTGGCAGACCCTGACCGTCCGGGCGAGACGCTGGTCAAGACCTTTACAATTGTTGTCAAAAAGCTCAGCGACCAGGAAGCCGCAGAGGATGCGGCAAGAAGCACCGGAATCAACACGGCGGCCACTTTCGCGCCTGGGGATACGTGGGAGAGTGTCACCGAAGCCTTCGTACTGCTGCAGACCGGCAAATATGATACGAAGATTACCTGGTCTTCGAATGAAGCATCGGTAATCGCTGTCCAGCAGAATGCCGAACAGGCCAAGGGCAATGTAACCCTTCCGCCCAAGGATACGAATGTCATTCTGACCGCAACCTTCACCCGGGGCGGGAAGAGTGCAGTTAAGCATTATCTGCTGATCGTTAAGGCACAAGGCGTGACCAAGGACGGTGCCGTCCGTCAGGCAACCTCCAGGCAGGCAGGAATGTCTACCCCTAATGACGGCAGTCCGCTACAGCAGGGCGTAACGATTCTGAGAACGAACCTGTCGAACGGAACCAAGATTGACACGATTGTGATTGATGAGAATGAAATGTATAACCTGATTGAAGGCGTGAATCCGAATGACCCGGATGCAGCGAACCGGAAGGTAAGCATCACCCATGTGGATGATTCTGCTGCACCGGCGGATGAGATTGCGGTGGAGATTCCTTCCGGCGCGGTATCGGTTCTGGCCGGACGCAAGGCTTCACTTGATATTGTCACAGCACTGGGTTCCATCCGTCTGGATGCAGCCAGCCTGGAGCAGCTCGAAGCAACCGCTACAGACCTGTACTTCCGGGTGGTACCGGTGGAGAATACCCTGGAACAGCTCAGGGTTCAGAGCAATGCCGTTCTGAACGGCGTTTCCAAGCTGGCTCTGACCAGTGACAAGACGCTCCAGACCCTTGGAGCTCCAAGGGAGATTGAAGCCAACTACAGCAAGATCAACACCAAGATTCTGCTTCCGCTCACTGAAATCGCTGGCGGCATTCCGCTGCAAAGCTCCGGGGCGCGTGATGCCTTCCTGGACAGCTTGCGGGTATATGTTGAACACAGCGACGGCGAGGTTGCCGTCTATACTCCAGCGATTGTGTATAATTCCAGCGGCGAGCCTGTAGCGCTGGAGATACAGATTAACAAATTCAGCACCTTCCAGATTGTGCGGATTACAGATAAGAGTCCTGAGTCTTATCCAGTAACGAAGCCTGCGCCAACGGCTACACCTGCTCAGCAAGGAACCACTACCGGCATTCCGGCTGGCAGTGTAGAGCTTACTGCGAGCAGCCTGAAGGACTTGCAGAATAAAGGCGGCGAGATCGTAGTCGAGTCTGATCTGGGTACGGCCAGACTGAATGCCGCAGATATCAATCTGACAGAGCTCAGCAAGCAGTTCGGTCAAGGCAATGTGAATGTGAACGACATTATTATTACTGCCGAGCTGACGGAGTCTGCTCCGGCCAGCGTTGAAGGATTCAAGCTTGCCGCCGGGATGCGGAAGGCGCAAACAGGCGGTACACTTGCGAACTTCTCGGTCAAGGCCAAGTATCAGGGACAGACCGTACTTGTAACCAGCCACGGCTGGGTGAAATACACGCTGCCGGTACCGGCAAATATGAAGATTACCACTGGCGTATTATACCGGGATGGTAAAATCTATCATCAGCCGACTTATGTAACAATCAAAGACGGACGTTATTATGCGACAATTAACAGTCTGGAGAACGGCGATTTCGGATTGATCTGGAATCCGCTGGAATTCCCGGATGTGGCGAAGCACTGGAGCAAGCCGGATGTCAATGACATGGGCTCAAGACTGGTGGTAAGCGGCACGAAGGAAGCGGTCTTTGAACCGCAGCGGGCGATCACGCGGGCTGAATTCACAGCTATGCTGGCCCGAGCACTCGGGATAGTCACGCATGGGGATCAGCAGGTTACATTCAGCGATGTCTCCGCAGGCGGATGGTACGGGCTGGAGCTTCAGGTTGCTATCGAGAACGGCCTGATCACCGGTTATCCGGACGGAACCTTCAGACCGGACAACAATATTTCCAGACAGGAAGCCATGGCCATTGTCAGCAGAGCGATGAGCATTACAGAGCTGAAGTCTTCGCGCAGCGAAGAGCAGGTTCAGCAGCTGCTGAAGTCCTTTGCCGATTCCGCATCGGTAGCGGGCTGGGCGGTTGCCAATGTGAAGCTGAATCTGTCGGCCGGCATTATTCAGGGCAGAGACGAGCAGCGTCTTGCGCCGAACGAGAATATTACCCGCGCCGAAGCGTCGGCGGCTATCCGCAGATTACTGATTCAATCGAATCTGATTAATCCGTAA
- a CDS encoding response regulator, whose amino-acid sequence MYTAVILEDEIPALDLLEVLVSRHESFTISGTFTNPAEALDQLPQLQPDIIFLDVEMPQMNGLELARRIREVSEHAHIVFTTGHTHYALKAFDVQALDYIVKPVTPKAIERVHDRLARQRPSRRTPERPATASVLPAPAPTVTGFGRLEVRNEEQQLLRFPTRISEELFAYLLCHPNREVDKWKLSELLWPDMDGERVLRNLHTAIYRVKRVMEAGGIPMRIKKTSEGYTLDTGAFNYDVMQYHLAGQVLIGQSLDAEQLETLFSLYRGPLLQGKPYVWKISLEEKYRLIYEKLSLRLISESLSGGALQAAEDRFYACLLADPQNEEFYRQLLQLFPAEDQNRRMQQMYSRLREEPS is encoded by the coding sequence GTGTACACTGCCGTAATTTTGGAAGACGAGATTCCAGCGCTGGATTTGCTGGAGGTGCTGGTCAGCCGTCATGAGAGCTTCACAATATCGGGTACGTTCACCAATCCTGCGGAGGCGCTTGATCAGTTGCCCCAGCTGCAGCCGGATATTATTTTTCTGGATGTAGAGATGCCGCAGATGAACGGACTGGAGCTGGCCCGGCGAATCCGTGAGGTCTCGGAGCATGCCCACATTGTTTTTACAACAGGTCATACGCATTATGCATTGAAAGCCTTCGATGTACAGGCCCTGGATTACATTGTAAAACCCGTTACCCCTAAAGCAATTGAACGGGTGCACGACCGGCTTGCCAGACAGCGGCCTTCCCGCAGAACGCCGGAGCGGCCGGCCACCGCTTCTGTTCTGCCGGCTCCGGCACCAACCGTCACGGGCTTTGGACGGCTGGAGGTGCGTAACGAAGAGCAGCAGCTGCTCCGATTCCCTACGCGGATCTCGGAGGAACTCTTCGCCTACCTGCTCTGTCATCCTAACCGTGAGGTGGATAAATGGAAGCTGTCCGAGCTGCTCTGGCCTGATATGGATGGAGAACGGGTGCTACGCAATCTGCACACGGCCATCTATCGCGTGAAAAGAGTCATGGAGGCAGGTGGCATCCCCATGAGGATCAAAAAGACTTCTGAGGGATATACGCTGGATACCGGGGCATTCAACTATGACGTTATGCAATATCACCTGGCGGGACAAGTGCTGATAGGTCAAAGTCTGGATGCAGAGCAGCTGGAGACGCTCTTTAGCCTGTACCGGGGGCCGTTACTACAAGGGAAGCCGTATGTATGGAAGATTTCCCTGGAAGAGAAGTATCGTCTGATCTATGAGAAGCTCAGTCTTCGGCTGATCAGCGAGAGCTTATCGGGAGGTGCACTTCAGGCAGCGGAGGACCGGTTCTACGCCTGTCTGCTGGCCGATCCGCAGAATGAGGAGTTTTACCGCCAGCTGCTGCAGCTTTTTCCGGCCGAAGATCAGAACCGGCGTATGCAGCAGATGTACTCCCGGCTTAGGGAAGAGCCTTCCTAA
- the treR gene encoding trehalose operon repressor, producing MRENIFLQIYTEYSNRIHSGQLAPGTKLPSESELAEAYQTSRETVRKALNLLFREGYINKIKGKGSFVLDMTRLDFPVTGLISFQELTGTLGVPSRTLVEETVLEPAGSLLARQLHITEETPVWKVIRAREIEAERIILDKDYFRSDIVPFLSKEIAAGSIFEYLESELGLKISYAKKLISVEPSTGEDQRLLDLKQYTHIVVVRNYVYLENTVLFQYTESRHRLDKFQFVDFARRVRR from the coding sequence ATGAGAGAGAATATATTTTTGCAGATTTATACGGAATATAGCAACCGTATTCATTCCGGCCAGCTTGCGCCCGGAACCAAGCTGCCCTCCGAGAGTGAGCTGGCGGAGGCTTACCAGACTTCGCGGGAGACGGTGCGCAAGGCGCTGAATCTCTTGTTCCGTGAGGGCTATATTAACAAGATCAAAGGCAAAGGCTCGTTTGTGCTGGATATGACCCGGCTGGATTTCCCCGTAACCGGGCTGATCTCATTCCAGGAGCTGACCGGGACGCTCGGGGTTCCCTCGCGGACACTGGTAGAGGAGACGGTCCTGGAGCCGGCAGGCTCCCTGCTGGCCCGGCAACTGCACATCACTGAAGAGACGCCGGTGTGGAAGGTGATCCGCGCCAGAGAGATTGAAGCCGAGCGCATTATTCTGGACAAGGACTATTTCCGCTCAGATATCGTCCCATTCCTCAGCAAGGAGATCGCAGCAGGCTCTATTTTTGAATACCTTGAGTCTGAGTTGGGTCTTAAGATCAGTTATGCCAAAAAGCTGATTTCCGTTGAGCCCTCCACCGGGGAGGATCAGCGCCTGCTGGACCTGAAGCAATATACGCATATTGTCGTAGTGCGCAACTATGTGTATCTGGAGAATACCGTGCTGTTCCAATATACCGAGTCCCGGCACCGGCTGGACAAATTTCAGTTTGTGGATTTTGCCAGAAGGGTTAGGCGTTAA
- the treP gene encoding PTS system trehalose-specific EIIBC component codes for MAIDRKNVEAIVRAVGGKENIEVATHCVTRLRFSLYDESKVDAAALDANDLVKGQFSSQGQFQIVIGPGTVDKVYDEMIQLTGGSRSSKDEVKSAAARKQNPLQRAIKTLADIFIPILPAIVTAGLLLGINNLLTGPGIFFSQSLVDVYPQWKDIAAIINTIASTAFTFLPALIGWAAVTRFGGSPLLGIVLGLILVHPDLLSAYSYANASTEGTVPTWNLFGWHLERIGYQGQVLPVLVSAYILASIEKFLDKRVHDSIKLLVVAPVTLLITGFLAFTIIGPVTFGIANAITSGLIYVFDHFAILGGLIYGGFYSLLVITGMHHTFLAVDVQLIGSEGGTFLWPMLALSNIAQGAAALAMIFVVKEQKAKGLAVTSSVSAFLGVTEPAIFGVNIRYRYPFIFGMIGSAMAGVLLTVNQVRATSIGVGGVPGFLSIFPNQWGVFFVGMAIVLIVPFVATVLYGRAVVQRAANKSDAAGASAAVSGPSDTSKELSSRSSVQGSQEPVNILELASPLSGTAVPLEQVPDPAFAEKQMGEGIAIEPSEGKVYAPFDATVAHVIKSKHALILEHASGVQVLIHVGINTVSLKGEGFTARKEIGDKVQAGELLLEFDMEAIRAAGYPLITPIIIPAGQEMVERIEERTGPATAKQTSILTVHLKG; via the coding sequence ATGGCTATAGACCGCAAAAATGTTGAAGCTATTGTCCGGGCGGTTGGGGGCAAGGAGAATATTGAGGTTGCGACGCATTGTGTGACCCGGCTAAGGTTCTCGCTTTATGACGAGAGTAAGGTGGACGCGGCGGCGCTGGACGCAAATGACCTCGTGAAAGGACAATTCTCTTCCCAGGGGCAATTCCAGATTGTTATCGGTCCGGGCACGGTCGATAAAGTATATGACGAGATGATTCAACTGACCGGCGGCTCCCGCTCCTCCAAGGATGAGGTGAAGTCAGCTGCTGCCCGCAAGCAGAACCCGCTTCAGCGGGCGATCAAGACACTGGCGGATATCTTCATCCCTATTCTTCCAGCCATCGTTACGGCGGGTCTGCTGCTGGGGATCAATAACCTGCTGACCGGCCCTGGGATCTTCTTCAGCCAGTCACTGGTGGATGTCTATCCGCAGTGGAAGGATATTGCCGCCATTATTAATACGATTGCCAGCACGGCGTTTACCTTCTTGCCGGCTCTGATCGGCTGGGCTGCAGTGACCCGCTTCGGGGGCAGTCCGCTGCTCGGGATTGTATTAGGGTTGATTCTGGTTCATCCAGACTTATTAAGTGCTTACAGCTATGCTAACGCTTCTACGGAAGGGACGGTTCCAACCTGGAACCTGTTCGGCTGGCATCTGGAGCGGATCGGTTATCAGGGGCAGGTCCTGCCGGTCCTGGTATCGGCCTATATTCTGGCCAGTATTGAGAAATTCCTGGATAAGCGGGTCCATGATTCGATCAAATTGCTTGTGGTCGCACCAGTGACACTGCTGATTACAGGGTTCCTGGCCTTCACCATCATCGGACCGGTTACGTTCGGCATTGCGAATGCCATTACCTCCGGGCTGATCTATGTTTTCGATCATTTCGCCATCCTTGGCGGCTTAATCTACGGCGGATTCTATTCGCTGCTGGTTATTACGGGAATGCATCACACCTTCCTGGCCGTGGACGTTCAGCTAATCGGCAGCGAAGGAGGCACATTCCTGTGGCCGATGCTGGCCCTCTCCAACATTGCCCAGGGTGCCGCAGCTCTTGCCATGATATTCGTGGTCAAAGAGCAGAAGGCCAAAGGTCTGGCCGTCACCTCTTCCGTCTCGGCGTTCCTCGGAGTCACCGAGCCGGCGATCTTCGGGGTAAATATCCGCTACCGTTACCCGTTCATCTTCGGGATGATCGGCTCCGCGATGGCCGGAGTGCTGCTGACCGTTAATCAAGTCCGCGCCACTTCCATTGGCGTGGGGGGAGTACCTGGCTTCCTGTCGATCTTCCCTAACCAGTGGGGCGTATTCTTCGTCGGGATGGCGATCGTACTGATTGTGCCGTTTGTTGCCACGGTGCTGTATGGCCGGGCAGTCGTGCAGCGGGCGGCGAACAAATCAGATGCTGCTGGAGCAAGCGCGGCAGTATCCGGTCCGTCAGACACAAGCAAAGAGCTAAGCAGCCGCAGCTCCGTTCAAGGCTCGCAGGAGCCGGTGAATATTCTGGAGCTGGCCTCGCCGCTCAGCGGAACGGCGGTGCCGCTGGAGCAGGTTCCTGATCCTGCTTTTGCCGAGAAGCAGATGGGGGAAGGGATTGCCATTGAACCTTCCGAAGGCAAGGTCTACGCTCCCTTCGATGCTACAGTGGCCCATGTGATTAAGAGCAAGCATGCGCTGATTCTGGAGCATGCCAGCGGAGTCCAGGTGCTGATCCATGTCGGGATCAACACCGTGTCGCTCAAAGGCGAAGGGTTCACGGCGCGCAAGGAAATCGGCGACAAGGTGCAGGCTGGCGAGCTTCTGCTGGAATTCGATATGGAGGCCATCCGCGCCGCCGGTTACCCGCTCATTACTCCGATCATTATCCCTGCCGGGCAGGAGATGGTGGAGCGGATTGAGGAGCGGACCGGACCGGCTACCGCGAAGCAGACAAGTATTCTAACCGTTCACCTGAAGGGGTGA